The Deinococcus koreensis genome window below encodes:
- a CDS encoding MBL fold metallo-hydrolase has protein sequence MSASASPSALIPLAPGVFYLAGAVNSFVVGDGRGGALLVDTGLDEAHARRLLRALDAAGLTPTGILNTHSHADHHGGNASILKKFPELKVFAPPLEDAVITHPILEPITLFGARPPRELQTRFLLAPPSPARLAPEPGLCRIGGATVELIEVAGHASMMYAVRVGDVLYAADALFGPEALEKHPLTFCADSRLQKEAAAHLGTLEGVRVTLPGHGEPTDDLAGLVAANLAVYERTTQAVLTAVQVGAATVDELLSRVCAALGVTMTTPGAVVLNRAVVSAHLTELLEAGRVEMTVQDNRLIFGA, from the coding sequence ATGTCCGCCTCCGCGTCTCCCTCTGCGCTGATCCCCCTGGCCCCCGGCGTCTTCTATCTCGCGGGCGCGGTGAACTCCTTCGTGGTGGGAGACGGCCGGGGCGGCGCCCTGCTGGTCGATACCGGCCTGGACGAGGCTCATGCGCGCCGGCTGCTGCGGGCGCTGGACGCGGCGGGGCTGACCCCCACCGGCATCCTGAACACCCACAGCCACGCCGACCACCACGGGGGCAACGCCAGCATCCTGAAGAAGTTCCCGGAGCTGAAGGTCTTCGCCCCGCCGCTGGAGGACGCGGTGATCACGCACCCCATCCTGGAGCCCATCACCCTGTTCGGCGCCCGGCCCCCGCGCGAGCTGCAGACCAGGTTCCTGCTGGCCCCGCCCAGCCCCGCGCGGCTGGCCCCGGAACCCGGCCTGTGCCGGATCGGCGGCGCCACGGTGGAATTGATCGAGGTCGCCGGCCACGCCTCCATGATGTACGCCGTGCGGGTGGGCGATGTGCTGTACGCCGCCGACGCGCTGTTCGGCCCGGAGGCGCTGGAGAAGCACCCGCTGACCTTCTGCGCCGACTCGCGGCTGCAGAAGGAAGCGGCCGCGCACCTGGGCACCCTGGAGGGCGTGCGGGTCACGCTGCCGGGGCACGGCGAGCCGACGGACGACCTGGCCGGGCTGGTCGCGGCGAATCTGGCTGTGTATGAGCGCACCACGCAGGCGGTGTTGACGGCCGTGCAAGTCGGCGCGGCGACCGTGGACGAGCTGCTCTCACGGGTCTGCGCCGCCCTGGGCGTGACCATGACGACCCCCGGCGCGGTGGTGCTCAACCGCGCGGTGGTCAGCGCGCACCTGACCGAGCTGCTGGAGGCGGGGCGGGTGGAGATGACGGTGCAGGACAACCGGCTGATCTTCGGCGCCTGA
- a CDS encoding amino acid transporter yields the protein MSSADPQRSPFLKWFLETNQPEPEGFYEGEQQVAAQHHTQPWWKVMCLTGVDYFSTLGYQPGIAALAAGALSPVATLVLVLVTLFGALPMYRRVAQESPHGDGSLSMLERLLNYWPSKVLVLALLGFVATGFVITITLSAADATAHLVENPFLKSALEGLEVPLTLGLIGLLAAVFLKGFKEAIGIAVGIVILYLSMSLLVVGRGVLEVAAQPALLSGWWEALSQAYLSPLAIVGGALLVFPALALGLSGFETGVVVMPLVKGEKGDTQARPVGRIRNTRKLLTTAALIMSVMLIGSSLVTTLLIPRHEFWAVTSATRTLNAADLNAGRAVIDVPLDSSENPKEVYSLRLPAGQVGTYTVQADTVGGRIPITVNVRAVPGDNTDQVTVSTPAGQANGRALAYLAHDRFGETFGTLYDLSTILILWFAGASAMAGLLNIVPRYLPRYGMAPDWARATRPLVVLFTLISALVTVLFRANVDSQAGAYATGVLALMTSAAIAVFLTELRRGHRWAAVAFAVVSAVFVYTSFVTVKDRPEGLWIALMFILAILVVSVASRISRSTELRVQSVVLDDTARAMLDEVAGRGLPVRFIANRLNEGDDLEYREKALDVRVDNHLAPGEAALFLEVKISDASDFSSTVQVCGVRVGQHAILRAKGSSVPNTLAAVLLHVRDLTGVPPHVYFEWSEKGPAQNALRFLLAGEGDVPPLTHEILRIAEREASRRPMVHVGG from the coding sequence ATGTCGTCCGCCGACCCACAGCGCAGCCCCTTCCTGAAGTGGTTTCTGGAAACCAACCAACCCGAGCCCGAGGGCTTCTACGAGGGCGAGCAGCAGGTGGCGGCCCAGCACCACACGCAGCCCTGGTGGAAGGTCATGTGCCTGACCGGCGTGGACTACTTCTCCACGCTGGGCTACCAGCCGGGCATCGCCGCGCTGGCGGCGGGCGCGCTCTCGCCGGTCGCGACGCTGGTGCTGGTGCTGGTGACCCTCTTCGGGGCGCTGCCCATGTACCGCCGGGTCGCGCAGGAGAGCCCGCACGGCGACGGCAGCCTGTCCATGCTGGAGCGGCTGCTGAACTACTGGCCCAGCAAGGTGCTGGTGCTGGCGCTGCTGGGCTTCGTCGCCACGGGTTTTGTCATCACGATCACGCTCTCGGCGGCCGACGCCACGGCGCACCTGGTCGAGAACCCCTTCCTGAAAAGCGCCCTGGAGGGCCTGGAGGTGCCCCTGACGCTGGGGCTGATCGGGTTGCTGGCGGCCGTGTTCCTCAAGGGCTTCAAGGAGGCCATCGGGATCGCGGTGGGCATCGTGATCCTGTACCTGAGCATGAGCCTGCTGGTCGTGGGGCGCGGCGTGCTGGAGGTCGCCGCGCAGCCCGCGCTGCTTTCGGGCTGGTGGGAGGCGCTCTCGCAGGCCTACCTCTCGCCGCTGGCGATCGTGGGCGGAGCGCTGCTGGTCTTCCCGGCGCTGGCGCTGGGCCTCTCCGGCTTCGAGACCGGCGTGGTGGTCATGCCGCTGGTGAAAGGGGAGAAGGGCGACACCCAGGCCCGGCCCGTGGGGCGCATCCGCAACACGCGCAAGCTGCTCACCACCGCCGCGCTGATCATGAGCGTCATGCTGATCGGCTCGTCGCTGGTGACCACGCTGCTCATCCCGCGCCACGAGTTCTGGGCCGTGACCAGCGCCACGCGCACCCTCAACGCCGCCGACCTGAACGCCGGCCGGGCGGTCATCGACGTGCCGCTCGACAGTTCCGAGAACCCCAAGGAGGTCTACAGCCTGCGGCTCCCGGCCGGTCAGGTGGGCACCTACACTGTGCAGGCCGACACGGTGGGCGGGCGCATCCCTATCACTGTGAACGTGCGCGCCGTGCCCGGCGACAACACCGATCAGGTCACGGTCTCGACCCCCGCCGGCCAGGCCAACGGCCGCGCGCTGGCCTACCTAGCCCACGACCGCTTCGGCGAGACCTTCGGCACGCTGTACGACCTCTCGACCATCCTGATCCTGTGGTTCGCGGGCGCCTCGGCCATGGCGGGGCTGCTGAACATCGTGCCCCGGTACCTGCCGCGCTACGGCATGGCGCCCGACTGGGCCCGCGCGACCCGCCCGCTGGTCGTGCTGTTCACTCTGATCAGCGCCCTGGTCACCGTGCTGTTCAGGGCCAACGTCGACTCCCAGGCGGGCGCCTACGCCACCGGGGTGCTCGCGCTGATGACCTCGGCCGCCATCGCGGTCTTCCTGACCGAGCTGCGCCGGGGCCACCGCTGGGCGGCTGTGGCCTTCGCCGTGGTCAGCGCCGTGTTTGTCTACACCTCCTTCGTGACCGTCAAGGATCGCCCCGAGGGCCTGTGGATCGCCCTGATGTTCATCCTGGCCATCCTGGTCGTCTCCGTGGCCTCGCGCATCAGCCGCTCGACCGAGCTGCGGGTGCAGTCGGTGGTGCTCGACGACACGGCCCGCGCCATGCTGGACGAGGTGGCAGGGCGCGGCCTGCCGGTGCGCTTCATCGCCAACCGCCTGAACGAGGGCGACGATCTGGAGTACCGCGAGAAGGCCCTGGACGTGCGGGTGGACAACCACCTCGCGCCCGGCGAGGCCGCCCTGTTCCTGGAGGTCAAGATCAGCGACGCCAGCGACTTCAGCTCCACCGTACAGGTCTGCGGCGTGCGGGTCGGCCAGCACGCCATCCTGCGCGCCAAGGGCAGCTCGGTGCCCAATACCCTGGCGGCGGTGCTGCTGCACGTGCGCGACCTGACCGGCGTGCCCCCGCACGTCTATTTCGAGTGGAGCGAGAAGGGCCCCGCCCAGAACGCCCTGCGCTTCCTGCTCGCCGGCGAGGGCGACGTGCCGCCGCTCACCCACGAGATCCTGCGGATCGCCGAGCGCGAGGCCAGCCGGCGCCCGATGGTGCACGTCGGCGGGTAA
- a CDS encoding ATP-binding protein — protein MSVLRGADQAASGQPALVGRDYELVLAQELLMRPQVRVLVVRGPGGVGKTRLAREVQARLNPNFDLGAVFVNLAPLSGEDQVLPAICRALDVRDAGSPLDALSRAVGEQGLLLVLDNLEHLPNPEGDIVALCARLPGVRLLVTSRRVLRVRQIHELPLAPLALPLHPEGAASSAAVQLFVQRAQEVEPDFSLTPDNTALVTAVCRALDGLPLALELAAARLRTVDLTGLLGWLETPLEVLDGGPLDDAPRSRSLRDAVRWSYDLLTPGEQAVFTACGVFVGGFTLDALEAVTARPDARATLIALVEHSLIQRAEGTPPRWQLLEPVREFAAEILRASPDAALLAGRHARFYLELAEETDALEMRPSPERMARLATDEPNLLAALEYFMASSQAMRAQALAYGLVPFWFGRGHPAQGMLHLQRVLDMQDSVPGTQRANLYGNAAGLASRAGFSEQAERWARMSLALYRDLNDSAGEADALATLADMLSTQGNHAEAIPLIQQALARLEALGNLTGQGVVSHNLAATLSQSGQYRASMPFFEQALKLWHQLEHPIGEAYTRGVRAVQHLRHHELDAGRIDARRAWQLGRDFQDVIFREALLFIAGLLAARLGHQLVGVRLAAASEALRTRASVHLPRACYRERDELIAELRAALPPADFAAAWEQGTQAGPEAVTADLDCAMQTEAQSAVSPPDALTPRELEVLAGVAQGHSDKRVAQTLGISPGTVGKHVANMLGKLELHNRVELARWALERHVTP, from the coding sequence ATGAGCGTCCTGCGGGGGGCGGATCAGGCGGCGTCCGGGCAGCCGGCGCTGGTGGGCCGGGACTACGAGCTGGTGCTGGCCCAGGAACTGCTGATGCGTCCGCAGGTGCGCGTGCTGGTCGTGCGGGGGCCGGGAGGTGTGGGCAAGACGCGCCTGGCCCGCGAGGTGCAGGCCAGATTGAACCCGAACTTCGACCTGGGGGCCGTGTTCGTGAACCTGGCCCCGCTGTCCGGCGAGGATCAGGTGCTGCCGGCGATCTGCCGGGCCCTGGACGTGCGGGACGCAGGCTCCCCGCTGGACGCCCTGAGCCGGGCAGTCGGCGAGCAGGGCCTGCTGCTTGTGCTGGACAACCTGGAACACCTGCCAAACCCGGAAGGAGACATCGTGGCCCTGTGCGCCCGGCTGCCCGGCGTGCGGCTGCTGGTGACCAGCCGGCGCGTGCTGCGGGTGCGGCAGATTCACGAGTTGCCTCTGGCGCCTCTGGCCCTGCCCCTCCATCCCGAGGGCGCCGCGTCCAGCGCCGCCGTGCAGCTGTTCGTGCAGCGCGCCCAGGAGGTCGAGCCGGACTTCAGCCTGACGCCAGACAATACGGCGCTGGTCACTGCCGTGTGCCGGGCGCTGGACGGCCTGCCGCTGGCGCTGGAACTGGCGGCCGCGCGGCTGCGCACCGTCGACCTGACGGGCCTGCTGGGCTGGCTGGAGACGCCCCTGGAGGTGCTGGACGGCGGCCCGCTGGACGACGCGCCGCGCTCGCGGTCACTGCGGGACGCCGTCCGCTGGAGTTACGACCTGCTGACTCCCGGGGAGCAGGCGGTCTTCACGGCCTGCGGGGTGTTTGTCGGCGGCTTCACCCTGGACGCCCTGGAGGCGGTCACCGCCCGCCCGGACGCGCGGGCGACCCTGATCGCGCTGGTGGAGCACAGCCTGATCCAGCGGGCAGAAGGTACCCCGCCCCGCTGGCAGCTGCTGGAGCCCGTCCGGGAATTCGCGGCCGAAATCCTGCGGGCCTCGCCGGACGCCGCCCTGCTGGCAGGACGGCACGCCCGCTTTTATCTGGAGCTGGCCGAGGAAACGGACGCTCTGGAGATGAGACCGTCCCCGGAACGCATGGCGCGGCTGGCCACCGACGAACCCAATCTGCTGGCGGCTCTGGAGTATTTCATGGCCTCCAGCCAGGCCATGCGGGCGCAGGCGCTGGCCTATGGTCTCGTGCCGTTCTGGTTCGGGCGCGGACACCCTGCCCAAGGAATGCTGCACTTGCAGCGGGTACTGGATATGCAGGACAGCGTCCCCGGCACCCAGCGGGCCAACCTGTACGGCAATGCCGCCGGCCTCGCCAGCCGGGCCGGGTTCTCTGAGCAGGCAGAGCGCTGGGCCCGGATGAGTCTGGCCTTGTACCGCGACCTGAATGACTCGGCCGGGGAGGCCGACGCCCTGGCGACTCTGGCCGACATGCTGTCCACCCAAGGAAACCACGCCGAGGCCATTCCACTGATCCAGCAGGCCCTGGCGCGGCTGGAGGCACTCGGCAACCTGACAGGCCAGGGCGTGGTGTCGCACAATCTGGCGGCCACCCTGAGTCAGTCCGGACAGTACCGTGCCAGCATGCCTTTCTTCGAGCAGGCTCTGAAGTTGTGGCATCAGCTGGAACATCCCATCGGCGAGGCCTACACCAGAGGTGTCCGGGCAGTGCAGCACCTGCGCCACCACGAGCTGGACGCCGGCAGGATCGACGCCCGGCGGGCTTGGCAGCTCGGACGTGACTTCCAGGACGTCATCTTTCGAGAGGCGCTGCTGTTCATCGCGGGCCTGCTGGCCGCGCGGCTGGGTCACCAGCTGGTAGGCGTGCGGCTGGCCGCCGCGAGTGAAGCGCTGCGAACCCGTGCCAGCGTCCACCTTCCCCGTGCCTGCTACCGTGAACGCGACGAGCTGATCGCCGAACTGCGCGCCGCCCTGCCCCCCGCCGACTTCGCCGCCGCCTGGGAACAGGGCACGCAGGCCGGGCCGGAGGCCGTCACCGCCGATCTCGACTGCGCCATGCAGACTGAAGCACAGAGCGCGGTCTCACCTCCAGACGCGCTGACCCCACGCGAACTGGAAGTGCTGGCCGGGGTGGCGCAGGGCCACAGCGACAAGAGGGTCGCCCAGACACTGGGCATCAGCCCCGGCACGGTGGGCAAGCATGTGGCGAACATGCTGGGCAAGCTCGAGTTGCACAACCGCGTGGAACTGGCGCGCTGGGCGCTCGAACGTCACGTCACCCCCTAA